The Paenibacillus macerans genome includes a window with the following:
- a CDS encoding lipoate--protein ligase encodes MLFIDNEGITDASVNLAIEEYALRHLPLEDDSYLLFYINAPSIIIGKHQNTIEEINAEYVKENGVQVVRRLSGGGAVYHDLGNLNFSFITKDDGQSFHNFRKFTEPVVQALKSLGVNAEMTGRNDLQVGEQKISGNAQFSTRGRMFSHGTLMFNLNLDNVQASLHANPEKFKSKSTKSVRSRVANIIDFLDKKMTIEEFRAELLRHIFGMEPEAVPQYKLTESDWAKIHEISNQRYKNWDWNYGLSPECNVKHAKKFPVGIIDLRMNIKDGHIQEIKIYGDFFGVGDVADIEDKLRGVKYAEEAARTALAGIDIKHYFGNLEFDDFIGLVFLEE; translated from the coding sequence ATGTTATTTATCGACAACGAGGGGATTACCGATGCGTCCGTAAACCTGGCCATCGAGGAGTACGCCCTCAGACATCTTCCGCTGGAAGACGACAGCTATCTGCTTTTTTATATCAATGCCCCGTCGATCATCATCGGCAAACACCAGAACACGATCGAGGAAATCAACGCCGAATACGTCAAGGAAAACGGCGTGCAGGTCGTTCGCCGGCTTTCCGGGGGCGGAGCGGTATATCACGATCTGGGCAACCTCAATTTCAGCTTCATCACCAAAGATGACGGACAGTCGTTCCACAATTTCCGCAAATTTACCGAGCCTGTCGTGCAGGCGCTCAAATCGCTGGGCGTCAACGCGGAGATGACCGGGCGCAACGACCTGCAGGTCGGGGAGCAAAAGATTTCCGGCAACGCCCAATTTTCCACGCGCGGGCGGATGTTCAGCCACGGCACGCTGATGTTTAATCTGAACTTGGACAACGTGCAGGCTTCGCTTCACGCCAACCCGGAAAAATTCAAATCGAAAAGCACCAAATCCGTGCGCAGCCGGGTCGCCAACATCATTGATTTTCTGGACAAAAAAATGACGATCGAAGAGTTCCGCGCCGAGCTGCTGCGCCATATTTTCGGCATGGAGCCGGAGGCGGTGCCGCAATATAAACTGACCGAAAGCGATTGGGCCAAAATCCATGAAATCTCCAACCAGCGCTACAAAAACTGGGACTGGAACTACGGATTGTCGCCGGAATGCAACGTCAAACACGCGAAAAAATTCCCGGTCGGCATCATCGATCTGCGCATGAACATCAAGGACGGGCATATTCAGGAGATCAAGATTTACGGCGATTTCTTCGGCGTCGGCGACGTCGCCGATATCGAGGACAAGCTGCGGGGCGTAAAATACGCGGAAGAGGCCGCGCGAACCGCGCTGGCCGGGATCGACATTAAACATTACTTCGGCAATCTGGAATTTGACGACTTTATCGGACTGGTATTCCTTGAAGAATAA
- a CDS encoding transposase yields the protein MEINAGTELQPFSSRFNSEQACMEALIAVKWPSGFVCPRCAHTGCSRLTSRHIPLFECGKCKHQTSPLVGTIFEGTHLPLVKWFHALELFLLEGGISALRLSKVIRVTYKTAWLVLHKIRHAAGEFDARELLSGDVRVNSDQYGRNPSRCQLSHPYASAVVAGCTVTESGEPEQVKIRLVPHKRGSEKRANRHDLTAFINGHVDVRTSVVQLFPQAFRLYAPLRRVVREAWESLKSTYGALGLKHLQAYLNEYTIRRRLRLSGGLPGAEETMRRKLLHMCVAVQVLPYRRLIARQPNQPLAAAA from the coding sequence ATGGAGATCAATGCAGGAACGGAACTTCAGCCATTCAGCAGCCGTTTTAACAGCGAGCAGGCCTGCATGGAGGCGCTGATCGCGGTGAAGTGGCCAAGCGGCTTTGTCTGCCCGCGCTGCGCTCACACCGGGTGCAGCCGTCTGACCTCCCGGCATATCCCTTTGTTCGAGTGCGGAAAATGCAAGCATCAAACATCGCCTTTGGTCGGCACGATTTTTGAAGGAACGCATCTCCCCCTGGTGAAGTGGTTTCACGCTCTGGAGTTGTTCCTGCTTGAGGGCGGCATCTCGGCGCTGCGGCTGAGCAAGGTGATTCGGGTTACCTACAAAACCGCCTGGTTAGTGCTGCACAAAATACGTCATGCCGCCGGGGAGTTCGATGCCCGGGAGCTGCTCTCCGGAGACGTGAGGGTGAACAGCGATCAGTATGGGCGTAATCCGTCCCGGTGTCAGCTTTCGCATCCGTACGCCTCGGCGGTCGTAGCGGGATGCACGGTCACGGAGTCGGGCGAGCCGGAGCAGGTCAAAATCCGCCTGGTGCCGCATAAGCGGGGAAGCGAAAAAAGGGCAAACCGTCACGATCTAACCGCGTTCATCAATGGGCATGTGGATGTCCGTACATCGGTGGTACAATTGTTCCCTCAGGCCTTTCGGCTGTATGCGCCTTTGCGGAGAGTGGTAAGAGAGGCGTGGGAATCGCTGAAGAGTACGTATGGAGCCTTGGGACTGAAGCATCTGCAGGCGTACCTGAACGAATACACCATACGCCGCCGGCTGCGCCTGTCCGGAGGACTGCCTGGAGCGGAAGAAACGATGCGGCGGAAGTTGCTACACATGTGTGTGGCGGTGCAGGTGCTTCCCTACCGCCGGCTAATCGCGCGCCAACCGAATCAGCCCCTTGCGGCTGCAGCCTGA
- a CDS encoding Cof-type HAD-IIB family hydrolase translates to MYKLIAIDIDDTLINDDKEVTPATQQALEQAVAKGVVVTLATGRAYASAQAIARQTGLNVPIITYQGSLIKNLMDEKVLYERYVPKEAARKLFEYCIRRNLHLQTYIDDKLYAREENQKLIDYTNLNRTRYYIEPDFEKLVEQPTPKMLIIDEPDFLDEIAPELRELLGQGVHITKSKPNFLEIMHEEGTKGHALKFLAGHFGCDLSQTIAIGDSWNDHEMLEAAGLGVAMGNAIPALKEIADYVTLSNNEDGVKHVIDKFVLNPVAPEA, encoded by the coding sequence ATGTACAAACTGATAGCGATCGACATTGACGATACTTTGATCAACGACGACAAGGAGGTGACTCCGGCCACTCAGCAGGCGCTGGAACAAGCGGTGGCAAAAGGCGTTGTCGTCACGCTGGCGACCGGCCGGGCCTACGCTTCCGCGCAGGCGATTGCCCGCCAGACAGGGCTCAATGTGCCGATCATTACGTACCAGGGTTCGCTGATCAAGAATTTGATGGACGAAAAGGTGCTCTACGAGCGGTATGTCCCGAAGGAAGCGGCCCGCAAACTGTTCGAATATTGCATCCGCCGCAATCTGCATCTGCAGACCTACATCGATGACAAGCTGTACGCCCGCGAAGAAAATCAGAAGCTGATTGACTACACGAACCTGAACCGGACCCGCTATTATATCGAACCCGATTTTGAAAAATTGGTCGAACAGCCGACGCCAAAAATGCTGATCATCGACGAGCCCGATTTTCTCGACGAGATTGCCCCGGAGCTTCGCGAGCTGCTGGGCCAAGGCGTGCATATCACGAAATCGAAGCCGAATTTCCTGGAGATCATGCACGAGGAAGGCACCAAAGGCCACGCTCTGAAATTCCTGGCCGGCCATTTCGGCTGCGACCTGTCGCAAACGATCGCCATCGGCGACTCCTGGAACGATCACGAAATGCTCGAAGCCGCCGGACTCGGCGTGGCGATGGGCAACGCCATCCCGGCCCTCAAAGAAATCGCCGATTACGTGACGCTAAGCAACAATGAGGACGGCGTCAAACACGTCATCGACAAGTTCGTGCTGAATCCGGTAGCTCCGGAAGCTTAA
- the cbiB gene encoding adenosylcobinamide-phosphate synthase CbiB has product MTAAWWVLPVAYLLDRLLGDPRWLPHPVVGMGKAVAALEAALRRLVPPRRYRAAGVLLPLLVAGGSFALTWAALRLLAQVSPWLAALAEAALIWTTIAAKGLRDAGMDVHGHLLRGDLPGARRSLGMIVGRDTAHLDAPEITRGAVETVAENIVDAVVSPLFFALLGGAPLAMAYRAVNTLDSMVGYKNDKYIDLGWASARLDDIANFIPARLTALLLVAAAWTLRLDAARAWRTVRRDAPKHPSPNSGRPEAAVAGALGVRLGGKNSYRGVVSFRAYMGDKTRELEPQDIPRTAQLLFWVAGVFVLLGTALWIWRSGGIAWI; this is encoded by the coding sequence ATGACGGCGGCGTGGTGGGTGTTGCCGGTCGCGTATTTGCTCGACCGGCTGCTCGGCGACCCGCGCTGGCTGCCCCATCCCGTCGTCGGGATGGGCAAGGCGGTCGCCGCGCTCGAGGCGGCGCTCCGCCGCCTCGTTCCTCCCCGCCGCTACCGCGCGGCGGGGGTGTTGCTGCCGCTGCTGGTCGCCGGCGGCAGCTTTGCCTTGACCTGGGCCGCGCTGCGGCTCCTGGCCCAGGTCAGCCCGTGGCTCGCGGCGCTGGCGGAAGCCGCGCTGATCTGGACGACGATCGCGGCCAAAGGCCTGCGAGACGCCGGCATGGACGTGCACGGCCACCTGCTGCGCGGCGACCTCCCCGGGGCCCGGCGATCGCTAGGCATGATCGTCGGCCGCGACACGGCGCACCTGGATGCGCCGGAAATTACCCGCGGCGCCGTCGAAACGGTCGCGGAAAACATCGTCGACGCCGTGGTGTCGCCGCTGTTTTTCGCGCTGCTGGGCGGGGCCCCGCTGGCGATGGCTTACCGGGCGGTCAACACCCTCGATTCGATGGTCGGCTACAAAAACGACAAGTACATCGATCTCGGCTGGGCTTCCGCCCGGCTGGACGACATCGCCAATTTCATCCCCGCCCGGCTGACGGCGCTGCTGCTGGTCGCGGCGGCCTGGACGCTTCGGCTCGACGCGGCCCGGGCCTGGCGCACGGTGCGCCGCGACGCCCCGAAGCATCCGAGCCCGAACAGCGGCCGCCCGGAGGCGGCGGTCGCCGGAGCGCTCGGGGTGCGGCTGGGCGGCAAAAACAGCTACCGCGGCGTCGTCTCGTTCCGCGCTTATATGGGCGACAAAACCCGCGAGCTAGAGCCCCAGGACATCCCGCGCACCGCTCAGCTGCTTTTTTGGGTGGCCGGCGTCTTCGTCTTGCTGGGCACAGCGCTGTGGATTTGGCGAAGCGGGGGAATTGCCTGGATCTAG
- a CDS encoding anti-sigma factor: MIGRHIDPSTSGVKRKADDPGACVRLYSEQEWIDWLLGSLAAVKRSEMAAHLTSCAVCLEHKRRWEEILDIRGGGQDAAYKTKEPAYALAYAGEDYGLPAKVPSDSIRRKLRLRVQMTGWRLGVSRFFAHRWKWTVSFAAVLMVLIGMGVGIGRLTQPDAKWDRYVQTYEPEALPVMSKPGTISYQIDMGRLEPDGGMVWYNADSREMLMLVGGLVPDKNQLVRVWIVKEGMRDSLGLLQYHANRAHLYVKDKTLSDADNLELTIEPAGGAPEGKPLLHTISLDLLGR; the protein is encoded by the coding sequence ATGATCGGACGACACATCGATCCTAGCACCAGCGGGGTGAAACGGAAAGCGGACGATCCGGGTGCCTGCGTCCGCTTGTATTCGGAGCAAGAGTGGATCGACTGGCTGCTCGGCTCGCTGGCGGCGGTGAAACGTTCGGAGATGGCGGCTCATTTAACTTCCTGCGCGGTCTGCCTTGAGCATAAGCGGCGCTGGGAAGAAATTTTGGACATTCGCGGCGGCGGCCAAGACGCCGCGTATAAGACGAAAGAACCGGCTTATGCTCTGGCGTACGCCGGCGAAGATTACGGTCTGCCGGCCAAGGTCCCTTCCGACTCGATCCGCAGAAAACTGCGTCTCCGGGTACAAATGACCGGGTGGCGGCTCGGCGTTTCCCGTTTTTTTGCGCACCGCTGGAAATGGACGGTATCGTTTGCCGCTGTTTTGATGGTGCTGATCGGGATGGGGGTCGGTATCGGCCGCTTGACGCAGCCGGATGCTAAGTGGGACCGCTATGTGCAAACCTATGAGCCCGAGGCGCTGCCGGTAATGTCCAAGCCGGGGACGATATCTTATCAGATCGATATGGGGCGGCTGGAGCCGGACGGCGGCATGGTCTGGTATAATGCCGATTCCCGGGAGATGTTGATGCTGGTCGGCGGGCTCGTCCCGGATAAAAATCAACTGGTAAGGGTATGGATCGTCAAGGAGGGCATGCGCGACAGCCTGGGCCTCTTGCAGTATCACGCCAACCGGGCCCATCTTTACGTCAAGGACAAAACATTAAGCGACGCCGACAATCTGGAGCTTACGATCGAACCGGCGGGCGGAGCGCCGGAAGGAAAGCCGCTTTTGCATACAATCTCTTTGGATTTGCTGGGGCGGTAG
- the murI gene encoding glutamate racemase, giving the protein MRIGFLDSGIGGITVLHQALRLLPNEDYIFYADTLHVPYGEKPKEEVKGYIFDAVDFIVSQGVKALVVACNTATCIAIEDLRRKYDLPIVGIEPAVKPAVQKWEGRRKKVLVLATQLTLNEEKFHNLVKRIDHEDIVESLPLPGLVRFAEKFEFAEEVAVSYLKEQLSPLDLTQYGTVVLGCTHFPYFENSLRQLFPPEVDIISGSFGTAKNLKRILEARGQLHEGTGDIVFYQSGTKVEDQETLTNYKNLLAMLDELYYHPKHV; this is encoded by the coding sequence GTGAGAATAGGATTTTTGGATTCCGGGATCGGCGGGATTACCGTGCTTCACCAGGCGCTGCGGCTGCTGCCGAACGAGGATTACATCTTTTATGCGGATACCTTGCACGTCCCGTACGGCGAAAAACCGAAGGAAGAAGTTAAAGGGTATATTTTTGATGCGGTGGACTTTATTGTGAGCCAAGGCGTGAAGGCGCTGGTCGTGGCCTGCAACACGGCGACCTGCATCGCGATCGAGGATCTCCGCCGGAAATACGATCTTCCGATCGTGGGCATAGAACCGGCCGTAAAACCCGCAGTACAAAAATGGGAGGGACGGCGGAAAAAAGTTTTGGTGCTGGCGACACAGTTAACGCTGAACGAGGAAAAGTTCCATAATCTAGTCAAAAGAATCGACCACGAGGACATCGTGGAGAGTTTGCCTCTTCCGGGGTTAGTCCGTTTTGCGGAGAAGTTTGAATTCGCCGAAGAGGTCGCCGTGTCCTATTTAAAAGAACAATTGTCTCCCCTGGATCTTACCCAGTATGGAACCGTTGTTCTGGGTTGCACGCATTTCCCTTATTTCGAAAATAGCCTTAGACAGCTGTTTCCGCCGGAAGTGGACATCATTTCGGGGAGTTTCGGAACCGCCAAAAACTTAAAACGCATCCTCGAAGCTAGAGGGCAATTGCACGAAGGTACGGGCGATATCGTGTTTTACCAGTCCGGCACGAAGGTCGAAGATCAGGAGACATTGACGAATTACAAAAATTTGCTGGCCATGCTGGACGAATTATATTACCATCCGAAACATGTCTGA
- a CDS encoding RNA polymerase sigma factor has protein sequence MDLQNEEMTRRLREMCGGSVQAFDAFYAEFSPFVMQVASRLVGERMEAEDVCHEVFIEVLRRGKDYDPARGSIKAWLAVMTRSRSLDRMRRKARLEYPGDEALQRKTEEAGGSGEDEVLSRLEREAIRTAIYTLPESQKKAIMGSYYALQTQRQMSEAWSVPIGTVKSWVRYGLHNLRKQLEKQGWVDQLEGGNPHDRTTHRS, from the coding sequence ATGGACCTGCAAAATGAAGAGATGACGCGGCGCCTGCGCGAGATGTGCGGCGGTTCGGTGCAAGCGTTTGATGCGTTTTACGCTGAGTTTTCTCCATTTGTGATGCAGGTGGCCAGCCGTTTGGTCGGAGAACGGATGGAAGCCGAGGATGTTTGCCACGAAGTATTCATCGAAGTGCTCCGCCGAGGCAAAGATTACGATCCGGCCCGCGGCTCGATCAAGGCGTGGCTGGCCGTCATGACGCGAAGCCGCAGCCTTGACCGGATGCGGCGCAAGGCACGGTTGGAGTACCCTGGGGATGAGGCGCTGCAGCGGAAAACGGAAGAGGCCGGCGGTTCGGGCGAAGACGAGGTGTTGTCCAGGCTGGAGCGCGAAGCGATCCGCACCGCGATTTATACGCTGCCGGAGTCGCAGAAAAAAGCGATCATGGGCTCCTATTATGCACTGCAGACCCAGCGCCAAATGTCGGAGGCCTGGAGCGTGCCGATCGGCACGGTGAAATCGTGGGTCCGGTACGGGCTGCACAATTTGCGCAAGCAATTGGAAAAACAGGGCTGGGTAGACCAACTGGAGGGAGGGAATCCGCATGATCGGACGACACATCGATCCTAG
- the cobD gene encoding threonine-phosphate decarboxylase CobD yields MKRGMMDVLEIYGHGGDLETATLKYGAAAGGFTDFSANINPLGPPPGLLEALRNALPEVVRYPDPGHRRLVALLSERYRLAEPSFVIGNGAAENMALALLALSPGKVGIVEPCFSEYRSLSERYGAEVVAVFGTEERDFKADPDEVTRLIRDTDMVFVGQPNNPNGVQYGLDELRRFAEAGEAYGTYVAVDEAFIDFIPEERRCTLLPELEAYPHLIVIRSMTKFYAIPGLRLGFAAAHPRLAAAMRDKRVTWSVNMLALLAGEICLRADADYERATIALVERQRERLREALGRLGCRTWPGEANFLLVRLPELWTAERMQEALGRRGVLVRSCAMYPGLGERDIRVAVKDEAACAKLVWEMEQVMGGLEG; encoded by the coding sequence ATGAAAAGAGGAATGATGGACGTGTTGGAAATTTACGGACACGGGGGAGATCTGGAAACGGCCACGCTTAAATACGGCGCGGCGGCCGGCGGATTTACGGACTTCAGCGCCAACATCAATCCGCTCGGTCCGCCGCCGGGATTGCTGGAAGCGCTCAGGAACGCGCTGCCGGAGGTGGTGCGCTACCCGGACCCCGGGCACCGGCGTCTTGTCGCGCTGCTGTCGGAACGCTATCGGCTTGCCGAGCCGTCGTTTGTCATCGGCAACGGGGCCGCGGAAAATATGGCCTTGGCCTTGCTCGCGCTGTCTCCGGGAAAAGTGGGGATCGTCGAGCCCTGCTTTTCGGAATACCGCAGCTTGTCGGAGCGGTATGGCGCGGAGGTGGTTGCGGTGTTCGGCACGGAGGAGCGCGATTTCAAGGCCGACCCGGACGAGGTGACGCGGCTGATCCGCGATACGGACATGGTGTTTGTCGGGCAGCCGAACAATCCCAACGGGGTGCAGTACGGTTTGGACGAGCTGCGGCGGTTCGCTGAAGCGGGGGAAGCGTACGGCACCTATGTGGCGGTGGACGAAGCGTTTATCGATTTTATCCCGGAGGAGCGGCGCTGCACCTTGCTTCCCGAGCTTGAGGCGTACCCTCATCTGATCGTCATCCGCTCGATGACGAAGTTTTACGCGATCCCGGGGCTGCGGCTCGGGTTTGCGGCGGCGCATCCAAGGCTGGCTGCGGCGATGCGGGACAAGCGGGTGACGTGGAGCGTAAACATGCTGGCGCTCTTGGCCGGCGAAATTTGTCTGCGGGCGGATGCCGATTATGAACGGGCGACGATCGCGCTGGTTGAGCGGCAGCGCGAACGGCTGCGCGAGGCGCTAGGGCGGCTTGGCTGCCGGACGTGGCCGGGGGAAGCGAACTTTTTGCTCGTCCGCCTGCCGGAGCTCTGGACCGCGGAACGGATGCAGGAAGCGCTCGGACGGCGCGGGGTGCTGGTGCGCAGCTGCGCGATGTATCCGGGGCTCGGGGAGCGGGATATTCGCGTTGCCGTTAAGGATGAAGCGGCCTGCGCGAAGCTGGTGTGGGAAATGGAACAGGTAATGGGAGGATTGGAGGGTTAA
- a CDS encoding adenosylcobinamide amidohydrolase — translation MTMPFVTGEPGTVYNSEVWPGLRLHFEERHLLLEAPEELDGLGSLVFGGGPGVLRRMVNIYVDRTYRCDAPLRDIAALLREWGYPAEGTAGLLTAVQLRHAAVAEERGEDFAVFCCATAGAGNAARAGVRRTTFPASWTPGTINIMLAVDGRLTPAALVNAVITATEAKTAALADLGVRDAENGLAATGTTTDAVVLGASQRAGWPLLHAYAGTATDLGGTVGRLVYAAVTESLRAAAEAEAETGAGAGTGQELRP, via the coding sequence ATGACGATGCCTTTTGTGACGGGGGAACCGGGAACCGTTTATAACTCGGAGGTATGGCCGGGGCTGCGCCTTCATTTTGAGGAGCGGCATTTGCTGCTGGAGGCCCCGGAAGAGCTGGACGGCCTTGGCAGCTTGGTGTTTGGCGGCGGGCCCGGGGTTTTACGGCGGATGGTCAACATCTATGTTGACCGGACTTACCGCTGCGACGCCCCGCTGCGGGATATTGCGGCGCTGCTGCGCGAGTGGGGATATCCGGCGGAAGGGACGGCCGGATTGCTGACGGCCGTGCAGCTGCGGCACGCCGCCGTAGCGGAGGAACGCGGCGAAGATTTCGCCGTCTTCTGCTGCGCGACGGCGGGGGCGGGGAACGCCGCGCGGGCCGGCGTGCGGCGGACGACGTTCCCGGCCTCCTGGACGCCGGGAACGATCAACATCATGCTGGCCGTGGACGGGCGGCTGACGCCGGCGGCGCTGGTGAACGCCGTGATCACGGCGACGGAGGCCAAAACGGCCGCGCTCGCGGATCTCGGCGTGCGCGACGCCGAGAACGGCCTTGCGGCCACCGGCACCACGACCGATGCGGTTGTGCTCGGCGCAAGCCAGCGGGCCGGCTGGCCGCTGCTGCACGCGTACGCCGGCACCGCCACGGACCTTGGCGGCACGGTGGGCCGCCTGGTGTACGCCGCCGTGACCGAGTCGCTGCGCGCTGCGGCGGAGGCCGAAGCGGAAACGGGGGCAGGGGCAGGGACAGGGCAGGAGCTGCGCCCATGA
- a CDS encoding MBL fold metallo-hydrolase, whose translation MDQLVFIGTGDAMGVPRVYCECEVCGEARSSGVNRRYRSLVSVEGEEGGFLVDCGPDWRTGMERRGQRFAERILVTHAHFDHIGGLPEWADACRWLNRRGQLYAPREVLDMIVRQYPWLGGNLDMHAADDAITLGGWQIRGWKVFHGKNGFSYSYRFEKNGFAWAYCSDSIALPEEQRAPLHGLDLLVLGTSFYREEAEFSTRSVYDVTEALELLRETRPKRTLFTHMSHDIDLRRDYGLPAGVAFARTGMSVWLGE comes from the coding sequence ATGGATCAGCTTGTATTTATCGGCACCGGCGACGCGATGGGGGTTCCGAGAGTATATTGCGAATGCGAGGTTTGCGGGGAGGCCCGAAGCTCGGGCGTCAACCGGAGGTACCGTTCGCTCGTCTCGGTCGAGGGGGAAGAAGGGGGCTTTCTGGTCGACTGCGGCCCGGATTGGCGGACGGGAATGGAGCGGAGAGGCCAGCGTTTTGCCGAGCGGATTTTGGTGACTCACGCCCATTTTGATCATATCGGCGGGCTGCCGGAATGGGCTGACGCCTGCCGCTGGCTGAACCGGAGAGGGCAGCTGTACGCGCCGCGTGAGGTGCTGGACATGATCGTCCGGCAGTACCCCTGGCTGGGCGGAAATCTCGATATGCATGCGGCGGATGACGCGATCACCCTCGGCGGATGGCAAATCCGCGGCTGGAAGGTGTTTCACGGCAAAAACGGGTTTTCGTACTCGTACCGGTTCGAGAAAAACGGCTTCGCCTGGGCATACTGCTCCGATTCGATCGCTTTGCCCGAGGAACAGCGTGCCCCGCTGCACGGTTTGGATCTGCTGGTGCTGGGCACGAGCTTTTACCGGGAAGAGGCCGAATTTTCCACCAGATCGGTATATGACGTCACCGAAGCGCTGGAGCTGCTGCGCGAAACCCGGCCGAAGCGGACGCTGTTCACCCACATGTCCCACGATATCGACCTCCGCCGCGATTACGGCTTGCCGGCCGGCGTAGCGTTTGCGAGAACGGGGATGAGCGTATGGCTTGGCGAATAA
- a CDS encoding DMT family transporter has protein sequence MKRARLADAALLLVALMWGCTFLIVQNAVRVLPPFAFNGIRFLGAALLLALIISLFYRGQWRELSWRMAGHAALLGLFLFAGYSFQTVGLLYTTTSNAGFITGLSVVIVPFLSVWLLKHSISRYTWLSAMLAAAGLYLLTFAGSALAWNLGDGLVFLCAIGFALHVAYTGVFAPRYPALPLASLQMAAVGILSVIGSLWFEDTGPMRGKSSNRPIEMEK, from the coding sequence ATGAAACGCGCCCGTCTTGCCGATGCCGCGCTGCTGCTCGTGGCGCTGATGTGGGGCTGCACGTTCCTGATCGTGCAGAACGCCGTCCGGGTGCTGCCGCCGTTTGCCTTTAACGGCATCCGCTTCCTGGGAGCGGCCCTGCTGCTCGCCCTGATCATTTCACTGTTTTACCGCGGCCAGTGGCGCGAGCTGTCCTGGCGTATGGCGGGGCACGCCGCCCTGCTCGGCCTGTTCCTGTTCGCCGGCTATTCGTTTCAAACGGTGGGGCTGCTGTATACGACGACATCGAATGCCGGTTTCATTACCGGTTTGTCCGTCGTTATCGTTCCTTTTTTGTCCGTATGGCTGCTTAAGCACTCGATTTCCCGATATACTTGGCTCAGCGCTATGCTGGCCGCGGCGGGCTTATATCTGCTGACCTTTGCCGGGTCCGCTTTGGCCTGGAACCTGGGCGACGGACTCGTCTTTTTGTGCGCGATCGGCTTTGCCCTGCACGTGGCTTACACCGGCGTATTTGCGCCCCGCTATCCGGCTTTGCCCTTAGCCTCGCTGCAGATGGCGGCGGTCGGCATCCTTAGCGTCATCGGTTCCTTATGGTTTGAAGATACCGGCCCGATGAGGGGGAAGTCCTCGAACCGGCCGATAGAAATGGAAAAATAA
- a CDS encoding IclR family transcriptional regulator, whose amino-acid sequence MEESKLKSLSKALDVLECFSVEEPELGITEICNKLGLYKSNVHNIVSTFEKHGYLTKNPQTNKYRLGLNILKLSNIISSNLHERDFIQPHIKQIANETDEIVYYAILHNKQVLYLDYACTSGTIMETSKMGVMAPVYCTATGKAMLAFLPDDELESLLQDDFTQFTENTITNKEAMRAELIKSRKRGYSVDNMEHEYGIKGVGVPIMDRRGYPFAAISISGPSLRFDEDKIEFFAGLLKQHKQQIERQLP is encoded by the coding sequence ATGGAAGAATCAAAATTAAAGTCCCTGTCCAAAGCGTTGGATGTTCTGGAATGTTTTTCCGTTGAAGAGCCGGAGCTGGGCATCACGGAGATCTGCAACAAGCTTGGTTTGTACAAAAGCAATGTGCACAACATCGTATCCACTTTCGAAAAACACGGTTATTTGACGAAGAATCCGCAGACCAACAAATATAGGCTGGGCCTCAATATCCTGAAGCTCAGCAACATTATCAGCAGCAATCTGCACGAAAGAGACTTCATCCAGCCGCACATCAAGCAAATCGCCAACGAAACGGACGAAATCGTATATTACGCCATTCTGCACAATAAACAGGTGCTCTACCTGGACTACGCCTGCACGTCCGGCACGATCATGGAGACATCCAAGATGGGCGTCATGGCTCCAGTGTACTGCACCGCGACGGGAAAAGCGATGCTGGCTTTTTTGCCGGACGACGAACTCGAAAGCTTGCTGCAGGACGATTTTACGCAATTTACCGAAAACACGATCACCAATAAAGAGGCGATGCGGGCCGAACTGATCAAATCAAGAAAAAGGGGGTATTCGGTAGACAACATGGAGCATGAATACGGAATCAAAGGCGTCGGTGTTCCCATTATGGACAGAAGAGGGTATCCATTCGCGGCAATCAGCATATCCGGTCCTTCCTTGCGGTTTGACGAGGACAAAATTGAGTTTTTCGCCGGCCTGCTGAAGCAGCACAAGCAACAAATCGAAAGACAGCTGCCTTAA